The proteins below are encoded in one region of Caulobacter henricii:
- a CDS encoding phosphoenolpyruvate carboxykinase (GTP) → MQIEGPGTVVPPTKHVRLLAWVNEVAALTKPKAIHWCDGSDAEWEQLTGELVATGTLKRLNPALRPNSFYAASDPRDVARVESRTFICSQDKDDAGPTNNWRDPQEMRAVLGELFDGCMRGRTMYVVPFSMGPVGSPISALGVEITDSAYVAVSMRVMTRMGQRALDALGEDGFFVPALHTLGAPLADGQADVAWPCNEEKYIVHFPESREIWSFGSGYGGNALLGKKCYALRIASVMARDEGWLAEHMLILKLTSPAGKVRYVAAAFPSACGKTNMAMLQPTLPGWKAETIGDDICWMRFGADGRLYAINPEAGFFGVAPGTGNKTNRNAIDTLHANCIYTNVALTAEGDVWWEGLTSTPPEGLTDWKGRAWTPAMGEPAAHPNARFAVPAGQCPVIADEWEDPAGVPISAILFGGRRASAVPLVTEAFDWEHGVFLASNVASEGTAAAENKIGELRRDPFAMLPFCGYNMGDYFSHWLKVGAQADPAKLPRIYFVNWFRKDDTGRFVWPGYGENARVLKWIVERLEGEAGATDSAIGRLPAPDALDVAGLNLTPEDLKLLLSIDKSVWLEEAKLIEDGYRRLGSRMPQTLYDQLEALQARLAPATVETRALESV, encoded by the coding sequence ATGCAGATCGAAGGGCCGGGCACCGTGGTGCCCCCTACCAAACACGTGCGTCTCTTGGCATGGGTCAACGAGGTCGCCGCTCTCACCAAGCCCAAGGCGATCCATTGGTGTGACGGCTCAGATGCAGAATGGGAGCAACTGACCGGTGAGCTTGTCGCCACCGGTACGCTGAAGCGCCTGAATCCTGCCCTCCGCCCAAACTCGTTCTACGCCGCCTCCGATCCACGCGATGTTGCGAGGGTGGAAAGCCGAACCTTTATCTGTTCGCAGGACAAGGACGACGCTGGCCCCACCAACAACTGGCGCGACCCACAGGAGATGCGCGCGGTCCTTGGCGAACTGTTCGACGGCTGCATGCGCGGCAGGACCATGTACGTCGTCCCCTTCTCCATGGGTCCGGTTGGATCGCCGATCAGTGCACTTGGCGTCGAGATCACCGACAGCGCCTATGTCGCGGTGTCGATGCGGGTCATGACCCGCATGGGACAGCGCGCCCTTGATGCCCTGGGCGAAGACGGGTTCTTTGTGCCGGCGCTCCACACACTGGGTGCGCCTCTGGCAGACGGGCAGGCCGACGTGGCCTGGCCGTGCAATGAAGAGAAATACATCGTTCATTTCCCGGAAAGCCGGGAAATCTGGTCCTTTGGTTCCGGCTATGGCGGCAACGCCCTGCTTGGCAAGAAGTGCTATGCCCTGCGTATTGCTTCGGTGATGGCCCGCGACGAGGGCTGGCTGGCCGAGCACATGCTCATCCTCAAGCTCACCTCGCCTGCCGGCAAGGTTCGCTATGTCGCGGCGGCCTTCCCCAGCGCCTGCGGCAAGACCAATATGGCCATGCTGCAGCCGACCCTGCCAGGCTGGAAGGCCGAAACCATTGGCGACGATATCTGCTGGATGCGTTTCGGAGCCGACGGCCGACTGTATGCCATCAATCCCGAAGCCGGCTTCTTCGGCGTGGCCCCCGGCACGGGCAACAAGACCAACCGAAACGCGATCGATACCCTGCACGCCAACTGCATCTACACCAATGTCGCCCTGACGGCGGAGGGCGACGTCTGGTGGGAAGGCCTGACCTCAACGCCGCCGGAAGGCCTGACCGACTGGAAGGGTCGTGCCTGGACCCCGGCCATGGGCGAACCTGCAGCCCACCCCAATGCCCGCTTCGCCGTCCCGGCCGGCCAGTGCCCGGTCATCGCCGACGAATGGGAAGACCCGGCCGGTGTGCCCATCTCGGCGATTCTGTTTGGCGGTCGCCGCGCTTCAGCTGTGCCCCTGGTCACAGAGGCCTTCGACTGGGAGCATGGCGTTTTCCTCGCCTCCAACGTCGCGTCCGAAGGGACGGCTGCGGCCGAGAACAAGATCGGCGAACTTCGCCGGGATCCGTTCGCGATGCTGCCCTTCTGCGGCTACAACATGGGCGATTATTTCAGTCACTGGCTGAAAGTCGGTGCCCAGGCTGATCCCGCCAAGCTTCCGCGCATCTATTTCGTCAACTGGTTCCGCAAGGACGATACCGGCCGGTTTGTCTGGCCTGGCTATGGGGAAAATGCCCGCGTTCTCAAATGGATCGTCGAGCGCCTCGAGGGCGAGGCAGGGGCGACCGACAGCGCCATCGGCCGTCTTCCCGCGCCTGACGCTCTGGACGTTGCCGGGCTGAACCTGACGCCAGAAGACCTCAAACTCCTGCTTTCGATCGACAAGTCGGTCTGGCTTGAAGAGGCCAAACTCATCGAGGACGGCTACCGTCGGCTTGGCTCGCGTATGCCACAGACACTCTACGACCAACTTGAGGCACTGCAGGCTCGCCTTGCGCCTGCGACTGTCGAGACCCGCGCACTCGAAAGCGTCTAG
- a CDS encoding general stress protein, translating to MDLTSEPPRGRRGFAAMDPEKRREIARKGGASVPSEKRSFAKDRDLAANAGRKGGSSSRHLRPSD from the coding sequence ATGGACCTCACTAGCGAACCTCCCCGCGGCCGCCGCGGTTTCGCCGCCATGGACCCCGAAAAGCGCCGTGAGATTGCGCGGAAAGGCGGAGCCAGCGTGCCGAGCGAAAAGCGAAGCTTCGCCAAGGATCGCGACCTTGCCGCCAATGCGGGCCGGAAGGGTGGGTCGTCGTCGCGTCACCTACGGCCAAGCGACTAA
- a CDS encoding DUF1345 domain-containing protein: MPKSDRSKPSTHITPPHWRLGAGCLVGLAAWCLAVKLQAPPGSPLLVGWNAAAIAYLALTWRMFLRAEEAEIRIRAARDDEGRSVLMLIVLAAIAVSLAAVVDAMVAARTVQGSAKTFLAVNAGATLVLSWLTLQSVFVPHYAHRHFGDGNRHGGIGFPGEPPSSYMDFVYLAFSVGATFQVSDNTVLTSRLRRLVTAHAATAFAYNTAILALGINIIAGVIGS, from the coding sequence GTGCCGAAGTCCGACAGATCCAAGCCTTCGACCCATATCACCCCGCCACACTGGCGATTGGGAGCCGGATGCCTTGTTGGCCTTGCCGCCTGGTGTCTCGCCGTGAAACTGCAGGCCCCGCCGGGCTCCCCGCTACTGGTGGGCTGGAATGCCGCAGCGATCGCCTATCTGGCTCTGACCTGGCGAATGTTTCTGCGCGCCGAAGAGGCCGAAATTCGTATTCGCGCGGCCCGGGACGATGAGGGGCGCTCGGTGCTGATGCTGATCGTCCTTGCTGCGATCGCTGTCAGTTTGGCCGCTGTGGTCGACGCCATGGTCGCCGCGAGGACAGTACAGGGCTCAGCCAAGACATTCCTGGCGGTCAATGCCGGCGCAACGCTGGTCCTATCATGGCTGACTTTGCAGTCGGTCTTCGTACCGCACTATGCCCATCGCCATTTCGGCGACGGCAACCGTCATGGCGGGATCGGGTTTCCCGGTGAACCACCAAGCAGCTATATGGATTTCGTCTATCTGGCCTTCAGCGTCGGGGCGACCTTCCAGGTATCGGACAACACGGTGCTGACCTCTCGTTTGCGGCGACTGGTAACCGCCCATGCGGCCACCGCCTTTGCCTACAACACGGCTATCCTTGCCCTGGGGATCAACATCATCGCGGGCGTAATCGGCAGTTAG